In one window of Bradysia coprophila strain Holo2 chromosome X unlocalized genomic scaffold, BU_Bcop_v1 contig_44, whole genome shotgun sequence DNA:
- the LOC119070023 gene encoding pneumococcal serine-rich repeat protein isoform X3, with amino-acid sequence MGTFTRGPMWLQLAQHLLLLWLIHYSDATPFKEPTEMVDPSSLGCYYNYNHYSEGDRILTNEPCLNCTCHNKMLMCYLRVCPFTKPIGQDCTIEKRDDQCCPIITCPEVPVELVDHSSGLHSTSLAMPDRYGCHINNQFYAEGSQIPSNPKKPCELCYCIRNMTSCVMQECTLHVEGCSPIYNRDVCCPVRYDCGRDAMDDFLLEDSTTTVRPTPFVLTTTMIPEENHCVHNDIIYNEGEVIESDEPCQHCYCMRGHMICAVQECSAQLENMGKQCKPQPPRDGQCCPTTYDCDMGDETTEESLSLTTTTRTDVSTESDNINEIEDEGLTKPLPITEHADESDRTTLSPLGQRIDLTGESATQSIVDEMMKAQEKLETTTLLFPGFDEDIDINTVIPHIIPGEGACLIDGVTYRNNSRVPVTNEKCDESCTCLNSIAQCTPIHHCNEPVSKINCRLIEDNDSCCPQYDCTPGVTVSITELPLSETERSTESITESATSATKALAVEDEFITEVISDVESAKPTEKTVSSATESPEKPDEESPASEKPEDESSASEKPEEESPASEKPEEAPASEKPEEESPVTEKPEEESLASEKPEETPASEKPEEESPATEKPEEESEETPASEKPEEESPATEKQEEESPASEKPEETPASEKPEEESPATEKPEEKSPASEKPEETPASEKPEEESPATEKPEEESPASEKPEETPASEKPEEESPATEKPEEESPASEKPEEESPATEKPEEESPASEKPEEAPASEKPEEELRATEKPEEESPASEKPEEAPASEKPEEAPASEKPEEELRATEKPEEESPASEKPEEAPASEKPEEAPASEKPEEAPASEKPEEESPATEKPEEESPASEKPDEESTSEKVTEKSIVSAAEQPEKPSATEQPEVLSATEQPDEPSATEQPSATEQPEVSSATEQPEEPSASEQPEEPSATESIQEVTTVPSSAFEGEITTLAAPVVSDEFGTVTDAPIETAKTQKPLSAEPQDETTTTPVVEEIAVTKKVYTVAPSTELSDVTTEQAKEVTELPTEQPESVDLDNRINDSGATPSVPTKDDESTEAEGSGATEASITGTEEEHTAAPVEETVTEGEQTATQKSDVDVSVTEKDTTAAVPESVTTVKQTPSEDASTEAETSSTDVPSVDSYTNAPGGIPVESHVTSGQEQATETSATQEPLQEEGLTEKQTEQGTTSAGIEEGTTASTPSETEKPVKRIQVATQQAVEPIEEITEEGVISTQKPLPETVEDGTTETSKPVATSEDTESPLSQEGSEAPITEQEVTEPSVEEHITEEPVVRVETSETTSEPALESSATEEETKGPVSEDGLAAITESITDKITPSSEQDTTEPATTKPLLEEEQPVTELSSTSAQEEGTTKATRPDEGVTDKSLPEETASEAAEIGETEKPAQEVQTETSEQATESGATASPAIEGTTKPAHPSDIESENIIDEYITKAGDASTSSQYPSADVTTEKADILEEENVSEPVTSAGQTKAPSTETATEKELETPEELGNRFQDTETHTPSTISIESHVTESEVDVTTSASVEQGAGTEKASAPSATEISSTQKDEGQTDESPTQKPTIPVITEEGTSKPAIEEEGIVSILGETQEPSTSELPTESPASEKPDDQQATQKPEDVSVSATQKPESEDQTEISEETTKQSGDEIATEKPSEVTEEEPAEGSGATEESATTKPTSDESAASTEKSLIEEPAEGSGEPITELSTGKPLLENIPTEASDIGTETPTLSPIEEASVRPSEEATQSPVRDTQEESVTKEIEPEVPTTLSTATEGKFESDQTTESQKMTTLLDIIRPPQPTSEDLASPEISTSEKPSEEESASDIAATEASVTEIGSTQQSDVSEETGISVTDSAVKEATESSAEAVGTTAASAEGEETGTTQKDLGTPDDLGTRFDDSDAARPTSASPVETEKEGATTLASSQPEISTGTESAAPATQEPLQEEVQTEIPEIVTESPIVPIHITSQAAQEPVTEDISGTTPKPSEDEQTEKEISSEYPEEGTLKPEIATEKAVPEGPSSEPAEGSETTEEAISATLKPLSEDIQTSAPEISTVPSLQEEIEQEKTSAPEQTTLSSVGVEEFGGDRTTEPQKITTIFDITSPPKTFAPQQAEDVTTEKSLAPEEEGTPGPVDVTKAPTDEESPATEKAESTEQPSTEQELGAETTPTSQDALVEGSTEKGAEAVTETKAEVGTEKGPEFATEKGVEASVEISTSEKPSEEESASDIAATEASVTEIGVTQQSDVSEETGISVTDSAVKEATESSAEAVGTTAASAEGEETGTTQKDLGTPDDLGTRFDDSDAARPTSASPVETEKEGATTLASSQPEISTGTESAAPATQEPSQEEVQTEIPEIVTESPIVPIHIASQAAQEPVTEDISGTTPKSSEDEQTEKEISSEYPEEGTLKPEIATEKAVPEGPSSEPAEGSETTEEAISATLKPLSEDIQTSAPEISTVPSLQEEIEQEKTSAPEQTTLSSAGVEEFGGDRTTEPQKITTIFDIISPPQTLAPKQVEVLTTETPEEEGTPGPVDVTKAPSDEGSPATEKADSTEQPSTEKEPGTEVTPASQDVLVEGSTEKETEKGAEEATEKGAEEATERGAEVVTEKEAEIATEKGSEKATEKGAEEATEKGAEEATEKGAEEATEKGAEEATEKGAEEATEKGAEVATEKGIAAATEKGIEAVTEKEGVTEGEAEKPTEKEVETPTEKGIEAPTEKGIEAVTEKEIASPTEKEAEASTEKEVESQTEKVIDGITEKGVEGATEKGAESPTEKGLEGVTDSPMVIELATEPAEKESDKIIGDDITKATESTTLSDVDFAQKFGEDNTEKIPTILDIISPTKAPVPTLQAEAEQTTTEPKSEEEVATTEKPAVTEKVQSVEQTTFKQVTSSEAPAPQYGNEYEPGTSHYPGSTYLDEDYGEEDDQAAFGPGTCRYGGKLYVSAQQIPRDDPCDFCFCFRSDIICLQQSCPPPINGCHEEPIQGFCCPRYECPVSMATVVNVTTSTTTTSTTLPPHFLHHAYKGAATKSGCQIDEHTYQVGDVVPSASGPCMHCICGGDGQMKCDPKQCTPEPMLRQMIATTTRR; translated from the exons ATGGGTACATTTACTCGGGGTCCTATGTGGCTTCAATTAGCGCAACATTTGCTACTTTTATGGCTCATACACTACAGTGATGCGA CACCATTTAAAGAACCAACTGAAATGGTGGATCCATCATCTTTAGGCTGTTATTACAATTACAACCACTACAGTGAAGGCGATCGAATTTTAACGAATGAACCATGTTTGAATTGCACTTGCCATAATAAAATGCTTATGTGTTATCTAAGAGTATGTCCTTTTACGAAACCAATCGGTCAAGACTGCACAATTGAAAAAAGAGACGACCAATGTTGCCCAATTATAACTTGTCCAGAAG ttCCAGTCGAACTTGTTGATCATAGTTCCGGCCTCCATTCAACATCATTAGCGATGCCAGATCGCTATGGATGCCATATAAACAATCAATTCTATGCAGAGGGATCTCAG ATACCATCAAACCCAAAAAAACCATGCGAGCTGTGCTATTGCATACGAAACATGACATCGTGCGTGATGCAGGAATGTACACTACATGTTGAAGGTTGTAGTCCAATTTATAATAGAGATGTTTGCTGTCCCGTTCGTTACGATTGTG GAAGAGATGCTATGGATGATTTCCTCCTTGAAGACTCGACCACAACCGTTCGTCCAACACCATTCGTACTGACTACAACAATGATTCCAGAAGAAAATCATTGCGTCCATAACGATATTATTTACAACGAAGGTGAAGTTATTGAAAGCGATGAGCCATGTCAACATTGCTATTGCATGCGAGGTCACATGATATGTGCCGTTCAAGAGTGCAGCGCACAATTAGAAAATATGGGCAAACAGTGCAAGCCACAACCGCCACGCGATGGACAATGTTGTCCAACTACATATGACTGTGATATGGGAGACGAAACGACAGAAGAGTCTTTATCATTGACAACGACAACACGCACTGACGTATCAACCGAATCCGATAACATCAATGAAATTGAAGATGAAGGTCTAACCAAACCATTGCCGATAACCGAACACGCCGACGAGTCTGACAGAACAACGCTATCGCCACTTGGCCAACGTATTGATTTGACTGGTGAATCTGCTACACAATCTATTGTCGATGAGATGATGAAAGCAcaagaaaaacttgaaaccacCACTTTACTGTTCCCTGGTTTTGATGAAGATATTGATATCAACACTGTCATACCACACATTATACCGGGCGAAGGAGCATGTTTAATCGATGGAGTGACCTATCGAAATAATTCTCGAGTGCCGGtgacaaatgaaaaatgtgatgAATCGTGTACCTGTTTGAATAGCATTGCTCAGTGCACACCCATTCACCATTGCAATGAACCTGTATCGAAGATAAACTGCCGATTAATTGAAGACAATGATTCGTGTTGCCCACAATATGATTGCACGCCTGGTGTTACAGTTTCCATTACGGAATTACCACTATCTGAAACAGAAAGATCGACTGAATCCATTACCGAATCTGCAACTAGTGCCACTAAAGCTCTTGCGGTAGAAGATGAATTTATTACAGAGGTAATTTCGGACGTCGAAAGCGCCAAACCTACAGAAAAAACAGTTTCTTCTGCTACTGAGTCGCCTGAGAAACCCGATGAAGAATCTCCGGCCTCAGAGAAACCTGAAGATGAATCGTCAGCCTCAGAGAAACCAGAAGAAGAATCACCGGCCTCAGAAAAACCAGAAGAAGCACCGGCCTCTGAAAAACCTGAAGAGGAATCACCAGTCACTGAGAAACCAGAAGAAGAATCACTGGCCTCAGAAAAACCAGAAGAAACACCGGCTTCTGAAAAACCTGAAGAAGAATCGCCAGCCACTGAAAAACCGGAAGAAGAATCAGAAGAAACACCGGCATCTGAAAAACCTGAAGAAGAATCACCGGCCACTGAGAAACAAGAAGAAGAATCACCGGCCTCAGAAAAACCAGAAGAAACACCGGCTTCTGAAAAACCGGAAGAAGAATCGCCAGCCACTGAAAAACCGGAAGAAAAATCACCGGCCTCAGAAAAACCAGAAGAAACACCGGCCTCTGAAAAACCTGAAGAGGAATCGCCAGCCACTGAGAAGCCTGAAGAGGAATCGCCAGCTTCCGAGAAACCAGAAGAAACACCGGCCTCTGAAAAACCTGAAGAAGAATCGCCAGCCACTGAAAAACCTGAAGAAGAATCACCGGCCTCAGAAAAACCAGAAGAAGAATCGCCAGCCACTGAAAAACCGGAAGAAGAATCACCGGCCTCAGAAAAACCAGAAGAAGCACCGGCCTCTGAAAAACCTGAAGAAGAATTGCGAGCAACTGAAAAACCGGAAGAAGAATCACCGGCCTCAGAAAAACCAGAAGAAGCACCGGCCTCAGAAAAACCAGAAGAAGCACCGGCCTCTGAAAAACCTGAAGAAGAATTGCGAGCCACTGAAAAACCGGAAGAAGAATCACCGGCCTCAGAAAAACCAGAAGAAGCACCGGCCTCAGAAAAACCAGAAGAAGCACCGGCCTCAGAAAAACCAGAAGAAGCACCGGCCTCAGAAAAACCAGAAGAAGAATCACCAGCCACTGAAAAGCCGGAAGAAGAATCACCGGCCTCAGAAAAACCTGATGAGGAATCAACATCTGAAAAAGTTACAGAAAAATCAATCGTTTCGGCCGCAGAACAACCTGAAAAACCATCGGCCACGGAACAACCAGAAGTGTTATCGGCCACAGAACAGCCTGATGAGCCTTCTGCTACAGAACAGCCTTCTGCTACAGAACAGCCTGAGGTGTCGTCTGCCACAGAACAGCCTGAGGAGCCTTCCGCCTCAGAACAGCCGGAGGAGCCTTCTGCCA CGGAAAGCATTCAGGAAGTAACCACAGTACCATCATCTGCGTTTGAAGGTGAAATTACCACTTTAGCTGCACCAGTTGTCAGTGATGAGTTTGGAACAGTAACAGATGCACCAATTGAAACAGCCAAAACCCAAAAACCATTAAGTGCTGAGCCTCAAGATGAAACTACAACAACTCCAGTTGTCGAAGAAATTGCagttaccaaaaaagtttacACCGTTGCTCCTTCGACAGAATTATCAGATGTGACTACAGAACAGGCTAAAGAAGTAACGGAACTTCCCACAGAACAACCAGAATCTGTTGATCTTGATAATAGAATTAATGACAGCGGTGCTACTCCATCTGTTCCAACTAAGGATGATGAATCAACTGAAGCAGAGGGAAGTGGTGCTACAGAAGCAAGTATCACTGGCACAGAAGAAGAACACACCGCCGCTCCAGTAGAGGAAACCGTAACAGAAGGCGAGCAAACAGCTACGCAAAAGTCTGATGTTGACGTTTCTGTCACCGAAAAAGATACCACCGCGGCAGTTCCAGAAAGTGTCACTACTGTGAAACAAACTCCAAGTGAGGATGCCTCGACAGAAGCCGAAACCTCTTCGACCGATGTTCCGAGCGTTGACAGTTATACAAATGCGCCAGGCGGAATCCCAGTGGAAAGTCACGTAACATCAGGTCAGGAACAAGCAACAGAAACTTCTGCTACACAGGAACCATTACAAGAAGAAGgtttaacagaaaaacaaactgAACAGGGTACAACTTCTGCTGGTATTGAAGAAGGAACAACAGCATCTACTCCAAGTGAAACCGAGAAACCCGTTAAGCGAATTCAAGTTGCGACTCAACAGGCAGTGGAACCAATTGAAGAAATTACAGAAGAAGGCGTAATCTCAACACAAAAACCATTGCCTGAAACCGTTGAAGACGGTACGACTGAAACGTCTAAACCTGTTGCTACATCTGAAGACACAGAGTCACCTCTTAGTCAAGAAGGGTCAGAAGCACCAATAACTGAGCAAGAAGTTACTGAACCTAGCGTTGAAGAGCACATCACTGAAGAGCCAGTTGTTCGCGTAGAAACATCAGAAACGACGTCAGAACCAGCACTCGAAAGCAGTGCTACTGAAGAAGAAACGAAAGGCCCAGTAAGTGAAGATGGTCTTGCAGCTATTACTGAATCAATCACCGATAAGATTACGCCATCCTCTGAACAAGATACAACTGAGCCTGCTACTACGAAACCATTGCTTGAAGAAGAGCAACCTGTAACCGAACTTAGTTCTACTTCTGCTCAAGAAGAAGGTACGACAAAAGCAACAAGACCAGATGAAGGAGTTACAGATAAATCGTTACCTGAAGAAACTGCATCTGAAGCGGCTGAAATTGGTGAAACAGAAAAGCCAGCCCAAGAGGTTCAAACTGAAACTTCAGAGCAAGCGACAGAAAGTGGTGCAACCGCTTCCCCCGCAATTGAAGGGACAACCAAACCAGCTCATCCAAGTGATATCGAAAGTGAGAATATAATCGATGAATATATTACCAAAGCTGGAGACGCTAGTACTAGTTCACAGTATCCATCTGCTGATGTAACAACTGAAAAGGCTGATATATTGGAAGAAGAGAACGTATCTGAACCAGTAACCAGTGCCGGACAAACAAAAGCTCCTTCTACAGAAACTGCAACCGAAAAAGAATTGGAGACTCCTGAGGAATTAGGAAATAGATTCCAAGACACTGAAACACATACTCCATCTACAATATCGATCGAGAGTCATGTTACAGAGAGCGAAGTAGATGTCACAACTTCAGCTAGTGTAGAGCAAGGAGCTGGCACAGAAAAAGCATCTGCTCCTTCTGCGACAGAAATTTCATCAACACAAAAAGATGAAGGTCAAACCGATGAAAGCCCAACTCAAAAACCCACTATTCCAGTTATTACCGAAGAAGGTACTTCCAAGCCTGCTATCGAAGAAGAAGGTATTGTTTCCATCCTTGGTGAAACTCAGGAACCATCGACATCCGAACTTCCTACAGAATCCCCGGCTTCAGAAAAACCAGATGATCAACAAGCAACACAAAAGCCAGAAGATGTGAGCGTTTCGGCAACACAGAAACCTGAATCTGAGGACCAAACTGAAATTTCCGAAGAAACGACCAAACAATCTGGAGATGAAATAGCCACAGAAAAACCATCTGAAGTCACCGAGGAAGAACCTGCTGAAGGTAGTGGTGCCACTGAAGAAAGTGCTACAACAAAACCAACTTCTGATGAAAGTGCTGCGTCAACAGAGAAATCTCTGATCGAAGAACCAGCTGAAGGAAGTGGTGAACCGATTACCGAACTAAGTACAGGAAAACCATTACTCGAAAACATTCCTACTGAAGCTTCCGACATTGGCACTGAAACACCAACTTTGAGTCCTATCGAAGAGGCTTCAGTACGCCCAAGTGAAGAAGCTACACAATCACCTGTTCGTGATACTCAAGAAGAAAGCGTAACCAAAGAAATTGAACCAGAAGTACCAACAACATTGAGCACCGCAACAGAAGGGAAgtttgaaagtgaccaaacGACTGAAAGTCAGAAAATGACCACACTCTTAGACATCATCCGTCCACCTCAACCAACATCAGAAGACCTAGCATCTCCTGAAATCAGTACGTCTGAAAAACCATCCGAAGAAGAAAGTGCATCAGACATTGCAGCCACTGAAGCATCAGTAACTGAAATTGGATCCACACAACAATCTGATGTTAGTGAAGAAACAGGCATCAGTGTAACGGACTCAGCGGTAAAAGAAGCTACTGAATCAAGTGCAGAGGCTGTTGGTACAACTGCAGCTAGTGCGGAAGGAGAAGAGACTGGTACAACACAAAAAGATTTGGGAACACCCGATGACTTAGGGACAAGGTTTGACGATTCTGACGCTGCACGCCCGACATCTGCATCACCAGTGGAAACGGAAAAAGAAGGCGCAACTACATTAGCTAGTTCACAACCTGAAATTAGCACTGGTACAGAGAGCGCAGCACCGGCTACACAAGAACCATTGCAAGAAGAAGTTCAAACTGAAATTCCGGAAATTGTTACTGAATCTCCAATTGTTCCTATTCATATTACTTCACAAGCAGCACAGGAACCGGTTACAGAAGATATATCAGGCACAACACCGAAACCTTCTGAAGATGAACAAACAGAGAAAGAGATTTCATCCGAATATCCTGAAGAAGGCACACTAAAACCGGAAATTGCAACTGAGAAAGCTGTACCAGAGGGACCATCATCTGAACCAGCTGAAGGTAGCGAAACAACTGAAGAAGCTATTTCAGCCACACTAAAACCTTTATCTGAAGACATTCAAACGAGCGCTCCAGAAATTTCTACAGTTCCATCATTGCAAGAAGAAATTGAGCAAGAAAAGACCTCAGCTCCTGAACAGACAACATTAAGTAGTGTAGGAGTTGAAGAATTTGGAGGTGACCGTACAACTGAACCTCAGAAAATCACAACAATTTTCGATATTACCAGTCCACCAAAAACCTTCGCTCCACAACAAGCCGAAGATGTTACAACTGAAAAGTCATTGGCACCTGAAGAAGAAGGTACACCTGGACCAGTCGATGTAACTAAGGCACCAACTGATGAAGAATCACCTGCCACCGAAAAAGCTGAATCAACTGAACAACCATCTACAGAGCAAGAACTCGGAGCTGAAACAACACCAACTAGTCAAGATGCCTTAGTGGAAGGATCAACCGAAAAGGGAGCTGAAGCAGTGACCGAAACGAAAGCCGAAGTAGGAACCGAAAAGGGACCAGAATTTGCAACCGAAAAGGGAGTTGAAGCATCTGTTGAAATAAGTACGTCTGAAAAACCATCCGAAGAGGAAAGTGCATCAGACATTGCAGCCACTGAAGCATCAGTAACTGAAATCGGAGTCACCCAACAATCTGATGTTAGTGAAGAAACAGGCATCAGTGTAACCGACTCAGCGGTAAAAGAAGCTACTGAATCAAGTGCAGAAGCTGTTGGTACAACTGCAGCAAGTGCGGAAGGAGAAGAGACTGGTACAACACAAAAAGATTTGGGAACACCTGATGACTTAGGGACAAGGTTTGACGATTCTGACGCTGCACGCCCGACATCTGCATCACCAGTGGAAACGGAAAAAGAAGGCGCAACTACATTAGCTAGTTCACAACCTGAAATTAGCACTGGTACAGAGAGCGCAGCACCGGCTACACAAGAACCATCGCAAGAAGAAGTTCAAACTGAAATTCCGGAAATTGTTACTGAATCTCCAATTGTTCCTATTCATATTGCTTCACAAGCAGCACAGGAACCGGTTACAGAAGATATATCAGGCACAACACCGAAATCGTCTGAAGATGAACAAACAGAGAAAGAGATTTCATCCGAATATCCTGAAGAAGGCACACTAAAACCGGAAATTGCAACTGAGAAAGCTGTACCAGAGGGACCATCATCTGAACCAGCCGAAGGTAGCGAAACAACTGAAGAAGCTATTTCAGCCACACTAAAACCTTTATCTGAAGACATTCAAACGAGCGCTCCAGAAATTTCTACAGTTCCATCATTGCAAGAAGAAATTGAGCAAGAAAAGACCTCAGCTCCTGAACAAACAACGTTGAGTAGTGCGGGAGTTGAAGAATTTGGAGGTGATCGAACAACTGAACCTCAGAAAATCACAAcaattttcgatattattaGTCCACCACAAACTCTCGCACCAAAACAAGTCGAGGTTCTTACAACTGAAACACCTGAAGAAGAAGGTACACCTGGACCAGTCGATGTAACTAAGGCACCATCTGATGAAGGTTCACCTGCGACTGAAAAAGCTGACTCAACTGAACAGCCATCGACAGAGAAAGAACCGGGAACTGAAGTAACACCCGCTAGTCAAGACGTGTTAGTAGAAGGATCAACCGAAAAAGAAACTGAAAAGGGAGCAGAAGAAGCAACCGAAAAGGGAGCAGAAGAAGCAACCGAAAGAGGAGCTGAAGTTGTTACGGAAAAAGAAGCCGAGATAGCAACCGAAAAGGGATCAGAAAAAGCAACCGAAAAGGGAGCAGAAGAAGCAACCGAAAAGGGAGCAGAAGAAGCAACCGAAAAGGGAGCAGAAGAAGCAACCGAAAAGGGAGCAGAAGAAGCAACCGAAAAGGGAGCAGAAGAAGCAACCGAAAAGGGAGCAGAAGTAGCAACCGAAAAGGGAATTGCAGCAGCAACCGAAAAGGGAATTGAAGCAGTAACCGAAAAGGAAGGTGTAACTGAAGGAGAAGCTGAAAAACCCACAGAAAAAGAGGTCGAAACACCTACCGAAAAGGGAATTGAAGCACCAACTGAAAAAGGAATTGAAGCTGTAACCGAAAAAGAAATTGCATCTCCAACGGAAAAAGAAGCTGAGGCATCAACAGAAAAAGAAGTTGAAAGTCAGACAGAAAAAGTGATCGATGGAATTACTGAAAAAGGAGTAGAGGGTGCAACCGAAAAAGGAGCTGAAAGTCCAACTGAGAAAGGACTTGAAGGTGTAACTGATTCACCAATGGTCATAGAATTAGCTACTGAGCCAGCAGAAAAAGAAAGTGATAAAATTATTGGTGACGACATAACCAAGGCGACTGAATCGACAACCTTAAGCGATGTAGATTTCGCACAGAAATTCGGAGAAGATAACACAGAAAAAATACCCACAATTTTAGATATTATTAGTCCAACCAAAGCTCCAGTTCCCACTCTGCAAGCGGAAGCTGAACAGACGACAACTGAACCGAAGAGCGAAGAGGAAGTAGCAACAACGGAGAAACCAGCCGTTACAGAGAAAGTCCAAAGTGTCGAACAAACAACATTCAAACAGGTTACATCATCCGAAGCACCTGCACCTCAATATGGCAACGAATACGAGCCAGGAACGTCTCATTATCCCGGATCGACTTACCTCGATGAAGACTATGGTGAAGAAGATGATCAAGCAGCATTTGGTCCAGGAACATGTCGATATGGTGGCAAATTATACGTATCTGCCCAACAAATACCTAGAGACGATCCGTGCGACTTCTGTTTCTGCTTCCGTAGCGACATTATTTGCTTACAGCAATCATGTCCACCACCAATCAATGGGTGTCACGAGGAACCAATTCAAGGTTTCTGCTGCCCGCGATACGAATGTCCAGTGTCAATGGCAACTGTTGTGAATGTGACCACTAGTACCACGACCACATCGACAACACTTCCACCACATTTCTTACATCACGCTTACAAAGGAGCCGCTACCAAGAGCGGATGCCAAATAGATGAACACACATATCAAGTGGGTGATGTAGTACCGTCAGCCAGTGGACCGTGTATGCATTGCAT ATGCGGTGGGGATGGTCAAATGAAGTGTGATCCAAAACAATGTACTCCTGAACCAATGTTACGCCAAATGATTGCAACTACAACCAGAAGATaa